The Daucus carota subsp. sativus chromosome 2, DH1 v3.0, whole genome shotgun sequence genome includes a window with the following:
- the LOC108210033 gene encoding ATP synthase subunit O, mitochondrial, translated as MASRLRSALPLINRALTSSQRSSVPRILANPEVSRNFATKAAPPKEKKVKVPLALYGISGNYSSALYIAATKLNLLDKVESELLDFLEASKNTPTFALFMKDLSVRKDTRVKAITDICTHAKFSEVTRNFLVVLAENGRLPHLENITKRFTELTMAYRGEVKAIVTTVIELPAEEEKELKETLQSLIGKGKKVHLEQKIDPSILGGIVVEFSQKVFDASIRTRARQMERFLRDPINIDNL; from the exons ATGGCGAGTCGTCTTAGATCTGCTCTCCCGCTCATCAACAGAGCTCTCACCTCTTCTCAACGATCATCTGTTCCCCGAATTCTCGCCAATCCCGAG GTCTCGAGGAATTTTGCTACCAAAGCTGCTCCTCctaaggaaaagaaagttaAG GTGCCTTTGGCATTGTATGGAATCTCTGGAAACTATTCCTCTGCGCTGTACATCGCTGCTACCAAACTTAACTTACTGGACAAGGTTGAGTCTGAGCTCCTTGACTTTCTTGAAGCTTCAAAGAACACCCCTACATTTGCTCTGTTTATGAAGGATTTGTCTGTGCGTAAAGACACCAGAGTGAAGGCCATAACTGATATCTGCACTCATGCTAAGTTTTCAGAGGTTACAAGGAACTTCCTCG tTGTTTTGGCTGAGAATGGAAGGTTGCCGCACCTTGAAAATATCACTAAGAGATTCACTGAATTAACAATGGCATACAGGGGAGAAGTTAAAGCAATCGTGACAACCGTCATT GAGCTGCCTGCAGAGGAGGAGAAGGAACTGAAAGAAACTTTGCAGAGTTTGATTGGAAAGGGGAAGAAGGTTCACCTCGAACAAAAG ATTGATCCTAGCATTCTCGGTGGGATAGTGGTGGAATTCTCGCAAAAAGTTTTTGATGCCTCCATAAGGACTAGGGCAAGGCAGATGGAGCGATTCCTTCGTGATCCCATCAACATTGACAATCTTTGA
- the LOC108210072 gene encoding germin-like protein subfamily 3 member 2 — translation MTMKIILFFFIIFSHSRIIHFASSDPDQLQDFCIPHNNSSPSLPCKNSTLVRVEDFIFSGIKNPGKFKNGFSGVSVTSDAFPGLNTLGMSFVRADFEPGAINVPHYHPRATETAFLLKGTMYSGFVDSQNRVYAKVIEEGEVMVFPKGLLHFQMNVGDGKATILGSFNSQNPGVVRIPAAVFGSGIDEELLEKAFGLNSKDTGKIRKKLGFKEHK, via the coding sequence ATGACCATGAAAATAATTCTATtcttcttcattattttctctCACTCTCGAATTATACATTTCGCCTCATCAGATCCTGACCAGCTCCAAGATTTTTGCATTCCGCACAACAATTCATCCCCTTCGCTCCCATGCAAGAATTCGACTCTTGTCAGAGTCGAAGACTTCATATTTTCCGGAATTAAAAATCCCGGAAAATTCAAAAACGGATTCTCAGGGGTGTCAGTGACTTCTGACGCATTCCCAGGGCTGAACACCCTGGGAATGTCATTCGTCCGGGCTGATTTCGAGCCCGGTGCAATCAATGTACCGCATTACCATCCTCGAGCTACTGAGACAGCCTTCTTACTCAAAGGTACAATGTATTCGGGATTCGTGGATTCGCAGAACAGAGTGTATGCGAAAGTTATTGAGGAAGGGGAGGTGATGGTGTTTCCGAAAGGACTACTGCATTTTCAGATGAATGTGGGAGATGGAAAAGCGACGATATTAGGGAGTTTCAATAGCCAGAATCCGGGAGTGGTGAGGATTCCGGCAGCTGTGTTCGGGTCCGGGATCGATGAGGAGTTGCTGGAGAAGGCTTTTGGATTGAACTCTAAGGACACTGGGAAGATCAGGAAGAAACTGGGATTTAAAGAACACAAATAG
- the LOC108207559 gene encoding diphosphomevalonate decarboxylase 2: MGGQSDKWVLMVTAQTPTNIAVIKYWGKRDETLILPINDSISVTLDPDHLCTTTTVAVSPGFDQDRMWLNGKEISLLGGRFQSCLRELRSRACDFEDEKRGIKIKKADWGKLNLHIASYNNFPTAAGLASSAAGLACFVFALAKLMNLKEDHSQLSAIARQGSGSACRSLYGGFVKWIMGKEENGSDSIAVQLADEKHWDDLVIVIAVVSARQKETSSTSGMQDSCKTSMLIQHRAKEVVPKRVIQMEEAIEKRDFSSFARLACADSNQFHAVCLDTSPPIFYMNDTSHKIISCVEKWNRSEETPQVAYTFDAGPNAVMIARNRKTAALLLQRLLFHFPPHSDTDLNSYVIGDKSILQDVGVQDMKDVENLPAPPEIKDNIPAQKSKGDVSYFICTRPGRGPTVLSDSQALLNPETGLPK, encoded by the exons ATGGGTGGGCAATCAGACAAATGGGTGCTGATGGTTACTGCGCAAACCCCCACAAATATTGCGGTGATTAAGTACTGGGGGAAGAGGGATGAGACGCTAATCTTGCCGATTAATGACAGTATCAGTGTGACTCTGGATCCGGATCATTTGTGTACAACTACTACGGTTGCTGTCAGCCCTGGTTTTGATCAGGACAGAATGTGGCTCAATGGCAAG GAGATATCTCTTCTTGGAGGTAGATTTCAAAGTTGTTTAAGGGAACTCCGCTCTCGTGCTTGTGATTTTGAGGATGAGAAACGGGGTATTAAGATTAAAAAGGCAGACTGGGGAAAACTTAATCTTCACATTGCTTCTTATAACAATTTCCCGACTGCTGCTGGTTTGGCTTCCTCAGCTGCTGGTCTCGCTTGCTTTG TTTTTGCGCTGGCAAAGCTAATGAATTTAAAAGAGGACCACAGCCAACTTTCTGCAATTGCTAG GCAAGGTTCTGGCAGTGCTTGTCGAAGTTTATATGGTGGCTTTGTTAAATGGATTATGGGAAAG GAGGAAAATGGAAGTGATAGCATTGCTGTACAACTTGCTGATGAAAAGCACTGGGATGATCTTGTTATTGTAATTGCTGTG GTAAGTGCAAGGCAGAAGGAAACAAGTAGCACATCAGGAATGCAAGATAGTTGTAAAACTAGTATGCTTATACAACATAGAGCCAAG GAAGTTGTACCAAAACGTGTGATTCAGATGGAAGAGGCTATTGAAAAACGTGATTTTTCATCTTTTGCACGCCTTGCTTGTGCAGACAGTAATCAGTTCCATGCAGTCTGTCTGGATACAAGCCCCCCTATATTCTACATGAATGATACATCCCATAA GATAATTAGCTGCGTTGAGAAATGGAATCGCTCTGAAGAGACACCTCAG GTGGCTTATACTTTTGATGCGGGGCCTAATGCAGTTATGATTGCCCGTAACAGAAAAACTGCCGCCCTTCTGCTTCAGAGGCTGTTGTTTCATTTCCCTCCCCATTCAGATACTGATTTGAATAG TTACGTCATTGGGGACAAGTCAATACTACAAGATGTAGGAGTCCAGGATATGAAGGATGTGGAGAACTTACCCGCACCTCCagaaataaaagataatattcCGGCCCAGAAAAGCAAGGGAGATGTGAGTTATTTTATTTGCACAAGACCTGGACGAGGTCCAACAGTACTTTCTGACAGTCAAGCTCTGCTCAACCCTGAAACTGGGCTTCCCAAGTAA
- the LOC108209354 gene encoding uncharacterized protein LOC108209354 — protein sequence MAAIDGGMYGTSLKPRLLRHLIKNKLPDEKNPFRDTSELSHISSTVRTHRLLSEASSEPIDQKLMEEWKSAVDSWINRLIQLVAMNMPDKCWVGICLLGVTCEECSSERFLASYSVWFSKLLSHIQSQGESPFLMVASCASLSDLLARLSGFSNLKKDGTSHALKVIQPVLKLLNEDNSDMIKDAAICLIYTIITSFPASAHRHYESVEAAIVSKMMSGRCSDGLLKKLGFCLALLPKSKGDEESWLLMMRKILILINVQLKDAFQGLEEESKSDEALRVLVPPGNDPPPPLGGLTMPITSYGSTKRPELLLMCNSSTLMNCCSTMLSCSYPVQVSVPIQSLVMLIRRVLMLDGSVSQKMYPLMTTMKQELICSELPGLHLRSLELLAGIVKGVRSQLLPHVADIAVLIAEYFRKCALPELRIMVYSIIRILLRSMGVGMSLYLTQEVISNTFVDLDYSSSASGNLNLNSNVFNEPVQQPPQKKRKHASTTGSNDEQSDRMGTEMTAPKTKTPISVKIAALHTLEALLTVGGAIRSDSWRPDVDRLLVATALDACKGGWAKEEKNIFLQTGRTDPWAEFQLAALKAFLASLISPSRFRPPSLSQGLELFRKGAQETGTKLSEFCSHALMVLEVLIHPRALSLIDSASDANVVGSMPRTSGRLYSGKQGVNTSYSGGTFGKGDDDPESDEDDLYRSWLENAGEVAIADTLTENNTTSTVGPFSSKDPSAENQILMDKAFVAEVPQISERREVPLDVSKGIQEATAVVAGIRERDDDEIMTGIQDIEGTIQHSVEAFTFEGQTYSNAPAGSVDQQSGTIVLENSTASALDNSNTLVQNVPPTIPPNFAGTTMYMLQQNDDSLEEFIPDIVDTDPDSD from the exons ATGGCGGCCATCGACGGCGGCATGTACGGAACATCGCTGAAGCCTCGTCTTCTCCGCCACCTTATTAAAAACAAGTTACCTGACGAAAAGAATCCCTTTCGAGACACTTCGGAGCTCTCGCACATCTCATCCACTGTCAGAACTCACCGCCTGCTATCGGAAGCTTCTTCGGAACCAATTGACCAGAAGCTGATGGAGGAGTGGAAGTCTGCTGTTGATTCCTGGATCAATCGCTTGATTCAGCTTGTTGCTATGAATATG CCAGATAAATGCTGGGTTGGAATCTGCTTGTTAGGTGTGACTTGTGAAGAATGTAGTTCTGAGCGATTTTTGGCGTCGTACTCTGTTTGGTTTAGCAAACTCTTGTCACATATTCAG TCGCAAGGAGAATCTCCTTTTTTGATGGTTGCTTCTTGTGCTTCATTGTCAGATCTTTTAGCAAG GTTGAGCGGATTCTCAAATTTAAAGAAAGATGGGACATCACATGCTTtaaaagtgattcaaccagttTTAAAGCTTCTTAACGAGGATAATTCTGATATGATTAAG GACGCGGCCATCTGCTTGATTTACACTATTATAACCTCATTTCCAGCTTCTGCACATCGGCACTATGAGAGC GTTGAGGCTGCCATTGTTTCTAAAATGATGTCGGGTAGATGCAGTGATGGTTTGTTAAAG AAACTTGGATTCTGTTTAGCATTACTTCCGAAATCTAAAGGAGACGAGGAGAGCTGGTTGCTGATGATgcgtaaaattttaattttgataaatgttCAGCTGAAAGATGCATTCCAAGGTCTTGAGGAAG AGAGCAAAAGTGATGAAGCTTTGCGAGTATTAGTTCCTCCTGGAAATGATCCCCCACCACCACTTGGTGGTCTAACAATGCCCATAACCTCATATGGATCAACAAAAAGGCCTGAGCTGTTACTAATGTGCAATTCATCTACTTTGATGAATTGCTGCTCCACAATGCTTTCATGTTCCTATCCTGTTCAA GTTAGTGTTCCTATTCAATCTTTGGTGATGCTTATTCGAAGAGTGCTGATGTTGGATGGCTCTGTTTCACAAAAGATGTATCCACTTATGACCACAATGAAGCAAGAATTGATTTGTTCTGAACTTCCCGGTCTGCATTTGCGGAGTTTGGAGCTCCTGGCCGGAATTGTGAAAGGAGTGCGCAG TCAACTGTTGCCACATGTTGCAGACATCGCGGTACTCATTGCAGAGTACTTCAGGAAATGTGCATTGCCAGAATTAAGGATAATGGTGTATTCAATCATAAGAATTTTGTTAAGGTCGATGGGAGTTG GAATGTCACTTTACCTTACCCAGGAAGTAATCAGCAACACTTTTGTTGATCTTGATTATAGTAGCTCCGCCAGTGGCAATTTGAATTTAAACTCAAATGTCTTTAATGAGCCTGTGCAACAGCCTCCGCAGAAAAAAAGAAAGCATGCGAGTACAACAGGCTCTAATGATGAGCAGTCTGACAGGATGGGTACAGAAATGACGGCGCCTAAAACCAAAACCCCAATATCTGTAAAGATAGCTGCATTGCACACATTGGAAGCTCTTCTAACTGTG GGAGGTGCAATAAGATCTGACAGTTGGCGACCAGACGTGGATCGACTTCTTGTAGCCACTGCTCTAGATGCTTGTAAAGGGGGCTGGGCAAAAGAGGAAAAAAACATTTTCCTTCAAACTGGACGCACTGATCCTTGGGCTGAGTTTCAACTGGCAGCCTTAAAAGCATTTTTGGCATCTCTTATCTCGCCTAGCCGTTTTCGCCCCCCTTCTTTGTCTCAGGGTCTTGAGCTATTCCGTAAAG GCGCACAAGAAACTGGAACAAAACTTTCTGAATTCTGCTCACATGCTCTTATGGTGTTGGAAGTGCTAATACATCCTAGGGCACTTTCACTCATTGATTCTGCATCTGACGCCAACGTTGTTGGATCAATGCCCAGAACTTCAGGACGTTTATATTCGGGCAAGCAGGGGGTTAACACCTCATATTCAGGTGGCACATTTGGAAAAGGTGATGATGATCCCGAGTCTGATGAGGATGACCTTTACAGGAGTTGGCTGGAAAATGCTGGCGAGGTTGCTATTGCAGACACCCTCACAGAAAACAATACTACCTCTACTGTAGGACCATTTTCTTCTAAAGACCCTAGTGCAGAAAACCAGATTTTGATGGACAAGGCATTTGTTGCTGAAGTTCCACAAATAAGCGAAAGAAGGGAGGTGCCACTTGATGTCTCCAAAGGCATTCAAGAAGCAACTGCCGTTGTTGCAGGAATTAGAGAACGAGATGACGATGAGATAATGACGGGGATACAAGATATTGAAGGCACCATCCAGCATTCTGTAGAAGCTTTCACTTTCGAAGGTCAAACATATTCTAATGCTCCTGCTGGTTCAGTGGATCAGCAGTCCGGGACAATTGTCTTGGAAAATAGCACAGCTTCAGCTCTGGACAACAGCAACACACTGGTACAAAATGTTCCTCCAACTATACCACCAAATTTCGCGGGTACAACTATGTATATGCTTCAGCAAAATGACGATTCATTAGAGGAATTTATACCTGATATCGTGGATACAGATCCAGATTCTGATTGA
- the LOC108209812 gene encoding hexosyltransferase GAUT11 → MMRRRAADFRRPVRRNLSCWISSLLGLFCVAGFILFTVQHFHGNDIKDPIRQPPTLDKTDKITRHVEVNHERLNFTEEIQNAHSYARQLSEQMTLAKAYVIIAKEHNNLHLAWELTSKIRSCQFLLSKAAMREDPITLDEAKPLIKSLSSLIFKAQDAHYDIATTIMTMKSHIQALEERTNAATVQSTVFGQLAAEALPKNLHCLNIMLMADWLNKKSLQDLANEKENSLRLVDNNLYHFAIFSDNLLAVSVVVNSTVSNADHPKQLVFHIVTNKVAYGPMQAWFLGNDFKGSAVEVLKIEDLTWLNYTYSPILKRLTEADVWEYYFKGQLDDSIEPKMRNPKYISLLNHLRFYIPQIYPQLEKVVFLDDDVVVQKDLTPLFSLDLHGNVNGAVETCLEAFHRYYKYLNFSNPLISSKIDPQACGWAFGMNVFDLIAWRKADVTARYHYWQEQNADNSIWKLGTLPVGLLAFYGLTEPLDRRWHVLGLGYDLNIDNRMIESAAVIHYNGNMKPWQKFGISRYRPLWERYVNQTHQYIQDCFIS, encoded by the exons ATGATGAGGAGACGGGCCGCTGATTTCCGGCGCCCGGTTCGCAGAAATCTGTCGTGTTGGATCTCATCGCTTCTTGGGTTGTTTTGTGTTGCTGGATTTATTTTGTTTACTGTTCAGCATTTTCATGGGAATGATATTAAGGATCCGATTCGACAGCCACCGACACTA GATAAAACGGATAAAATTACTAGACATGTAGAGGTAAACCATGAGAGGTTAAACTTTACTGAAGAGATACAAAACGCTCATTCGTATGCTAGGCAACTTTCAGAGCAAATGACGCTTGCCAAAGCTTATGTAATTATAGCAAAAGAGCACAATAACCTTCATCTCGCCTGGGAACTCACTTCAAAGATTCGAAGTTGCCAATTTTTGCTTTCCAAAGCTGCTATGAGGGAGGATCCTATTACACTTGATGAAGCTAAACCTTTAATAAAGAGCTTATCATCATTGATTTTTAAAGCACAAGATGCCCATTATGATATTGcaaccacaattatgacaatgAAATCTCATATTCAAGCCCTTGAAGAGCGAACAAATGCAGCAACAGTTCAAAGTACAGTGTTTGGGCAATTAGCTGCTGAAGCATTGCCCAAAAATCTTCACTGTCTTAATATTATGCTTATGGCGGATTGGCTGAATAAAAAATCTCTTCAGGACCTTGCAAATGAGAAGGAGAACTCTCTTCGTTTGGTGGACAACAACCTGTATCACTTTGCCATATTTTCAGATAATCTGCTGGCAGTTTCAGTTGTTGTCAACTCTACAGTATCAAATGCTGATCATCCCAAGCAGTTAGTTTTTCACATTGTTACAAATAAGGTAGCCTATGGCCCGATGCAGGCATGGTTCCTAGGTAATGACTTTAAGGGATCTGCGGTGGAAGTATTGAAGATTGAGGACCTAACTTGGTTAAATTACACATACTCTCCTATTCTTAAACGGCTAACAGAAGCAGATGTGTGGGAATACTATTTCAAAGGTCAATTAGACGACAGTATTGAACCAAAGATGAGGAATCCCAAGTATATATCTTTGCTGAATCACCTACGGTTTTACATCCCACAGATTTATCCACAGCTGGAGAAGGTAGTTTTTCTTGATGATGATGTTGTTGTTCAAAAGGACCTGACTCCTCTATTTTCATTAGATTTGCATGGAAATGTCAATGGAGCTGTAGAAACTTGTCTTGAAGCATTCCATCGTTATTACAAGTATCTCAATTTCTCAAATCCGCTCATAAGTTCAAAGATCGATCCACAGGCTTGTGGGTGGGCATTTGGCATGAATGTTTTTGATTTGATTGCTTGGAGGAAAGCCGATGTGACTGCACGATATCATTACTGGCAAGAACAGAATGCTGATAACTCAATCTGGAAGCTGGGCACCCTTCCAGTTGGTCTTTTAGCATTTTATGGGTTGACAGAGCCATTGGATAGGAGATGGCATGTATTAGGTTTGGGTTATGACTTGAACATTGACAACCGAATGATAGAGAGTGCAGCTGTAATTCACTATAATGGAAACATGAAGCCATGGCAGAAATTTGGTATTAGCAGATATAGACCTCTTTGGGAAAGGTATGTGAATCAGACCCACCAATATATCCAAGATTGTTTCATAAGTTAA
- the LOC108207560 gene encoding uncharacterized protein LOC108207560, translating into MKEMVVYEGVDSEFDKAVLGLKQQLKHDEEALEHKLVKLESSIEVAKQLMEKFLKMKAKEQAAGGKTKGVQGLQHLKLTFPKFSEEKDVEDWLQDCNQYFEVFGVNHRKKVTIAGMHLEGSARSWYHLYSLHNSLCDWENFADQFTQRFGMRKQELLVEKFKQLKQNNSMEQYYTEFEGMVGQLKEKIPSLTEEYFLESFIGGMQAEVQQVLKILTPKSREEAYKKAKYLEQTRKGHKGNIDQQPTSGKENQAAGQGKLLQLEPRAPEILGVSTGKVTEPSRANVTVTEESITSEEGQTQTQQIEVSVHAIEGLKGSQTITLTGYKNKKQFSILVDGGSTHSFLDEKTASQLKCELVKTKPMKVMVANGNQLVSHYECQGFSWNIGKHKFQTPVKTLPMGSYDLVLGVDWLGSLGPVTFDFKRLEMKFQKGEEIIVLQGNQGSDKPRLHQMTADQFVKSCERQEHGLLFILDVVHQPAGSLLSLQSEEGNNKSEGNKEQLHHLLQEYSDIFKAPEGLPPERQIEHSIDLKEGSQPFSIRPYRNSYNQKNEIEKLVAEMLESGIIRPSSSPFASPILLVKKKDGSWRFCIDYRKLNSMTIKNKFPIPLIEKLLDELHGAKYFTKLDLRAGYHQVRMKERDVEKTAFRTHLGHYEFTVMPFGLTNAPATFQSLMNEVFRPYLRSFTLVFFDDILVYSKTKEDHLVHLKKVFQLMRQNTLFAKQSKCDFMTTKVAYLGHVISQQGVAVDQAKVADMVSWPLPKNLKALRGFLGLTGYYRKFVQHYGTIARPLTNLLQKDSFHWNEEATKAFQALKKAMASTPVLRLPDFTKEFTIESDACNSGIGAVLTQEGQPLAYFSKALGIKGQAMSTYEKELMALVAAVKKWSSYLMDKHFTIKTDHWSLKYLTDQKISILLQQKWISKLLGYDYTIVYRKGNENTVADALSRRFEDESSGGADNHEDMAAVKGEGLSGKAYRKY; encoded by the coding sequence ATGAAGGAAATGGTAGTTTATGAAGGTGTGGATTCAGAATTTGATAAGGCTGTTTTAGGACTTAAACAACAGCTTAAACATGATGAGGAGGCTTTAGAGCACAAATTGGTGAAATTGGAGTCTAGTATTGAAGTGGCAAAGCAGTTGATGGAGAAATTCCTGAAAATGAAAGCTAAGGAGCAGGCAGCAGGGGGTAAAACAAAAGGTGTACAAGGTTTACAACATCTGAAACTCACTTTTCCTAAGTTCAGTGAAGAAAAGGATGTGGAAGACTGGTTACAAGACTGTAATCAGTACTTTGAGGTCTTTGGAGTCAATCACAGGAAGAAGGTGACAATTGCAGGTATGCACCTGGAAGGAAGTGCCAGGAGTTGGTACCACCTCTATTCCCTTCATAATTCACTCTGTGActgggagaattttgctgaccAGTTTACTCAAAGGTTTGGAATGAGGAAACAAGAGTTGCTGGTTGAGAAATTCAAGCAACTAAAGCAGAATAATTCAATGGAACAATATTACACTGAATTTGAAGGAATGGTGGGGCAACTTAAGGAAAAGATTCCATCTCTGACAGAAGAATATTTCTTAGAAAGTTTTATTGGAGGAATGCAGGCTGAAGTACAACAAGTCCTCAAAATTTTGACCCCTAAATCTAGAGAAGAGGCTTACAAGAAAGCTAAGTACTTAGAGCAAACCAGAAAGGGTCACAAAGGGAATATTGACCAACAGCCAACCTCAGGTAAAGAAAACCAGGCTGCAGGTCAAGGTAAATTGTTGCAGTTGGAGCCAAGGGCTCCAGAAATATTGGGAGTAAGTACAGGAAAGGTCACAGAACCAAGCAGGGCCAATGTAACAGTCACAGAAGAGTCCATCACTTCTGAGGAAGGGCAGACTCAAACTCAGCAGATAGAAGTGTCTGTACATGCTATTGAGGGCCTTAAGGGAAGTCAGACTATCACCTTGACTGGGTATAAGAATAAGAAGCAGTTCTCTATTCTGGTAGATGGTGGTAGTACCCACAGTTTCTTGGATGAGAAGACTGCTTCACAATTAAAATGTGAGCTGGTCAAAACTAAACCTATGAAAGTAATGGTTGCAAATGGCAATCAATTGGTTAGTCACTATGAATGTCAGGGATTCTCTTGGAATATTGGCAAACACAAGTTTCAGACTCCTGTGAAAACTTTGCCCATGGGAAGCTATGACCTGGTGTTAGGGGTGGATTGGTTGGGATCCTTAGGTCCTGTCACTTTTGATTTCAAGAGGTTAGAGATGAAATTTCAGAAGGGAGAGGAAATCATTGTGTTACAAGGAAACCAAGGTTCTGATAAACCCAGGCTACATCAAATGACTGCAGATCAGTTTGTGAAGAGTTGTGAGAGGCAAGAACATGGACTCCTGTTTATACTAGATGTGGTTCACCAGCCAGCAGGATCCCTACTTTCTCTTCAGTCTGAGGAGGGTAACAACAAATCAGAGGGGAATAAGGAGCAGCTCCACCACTTATTGCAGGAGTACAGTGACATCTTTAAAGCCCCTGAAGGGTTGCCTCCTGAGAGACAAATAGAGCATTCAATTGACTTAAAAGAAGGCTCACAGCCTTTTTCTATAAGGCCTTATAGGAACTCTTATAACCAGAAAAATGAGATTGAAAAACTAGTGGCAGAAATGCTAGAATCTGGTATAATCAGACCAAGTAGCTCACCTTTTGCATCTCCTATTTTACTAGTAAAAAAGAAGGATGGAAGCTGGAGATTTTGCATTGACTATAGGAAGCTAAACTCAATGACTATTAAGAACAAATTTCCAATTCCACTGATTGAAAAGCTGTTGGATGAGCTTCATGGGGCTAAGTACTTCACCAAGCTAGATTTAAGAGCTGGATACCACCAAGTCAGAATGAAGGAAAGGGATGTAGAGAAGACAGCATTTAGAACTCATTTGGGGCACTATGAATTCACTGTGATGCCCTTTGGCCTCACCAATGCCCCTGCCACCTTTCAGAGCTTAATGAATGAAGTTTTCAGGCCTTACTTGAGGAGTTTTACTCTGGTCTTCTTTGATGATATCTTGGTCTACTCTAAGACCAAGGAAGATCATTTGGTACACTTAAAGAAGGTCTTCCAGTTGATGAGGCAAAACACTCTATTTGCTAAGCAATCTAAATGTGACTTCATGACTACTAAAGTAGCTTACTTAGGACATGTCATTTCACAACAAGGGGTAGCTGTGGATCAAGCCAAGGTTGCTGACATGGTCTCCTGGCCTCTGCCTAAGAATTTAAAAGCATTAAGGGGATTTTTGGGCCTGACTGGCTACTACAGGAAATTTGTGCAGCACTATGGAACTATAGCTAGGCCTCTGACAAATTTATTGCAGAAGGATAGTTTTCACTGGAATGAAGAAGCTACTAAAGCATTTCAGGCTCTTAAGAAGGCCATGGCTAGTACTCCTGTATTGAGGTTACCAGATTTCACTAAAGAATTCACCATTGAATCTGATGCTTGTAATTCTGGCATTGGTGCTGTGTTGACTCAAGAGGGCCAACCATTAGCTTATTTCAGCAAAGCATTGGGGATAAAAGGACAGGCAATGTCTACCTATGAAAAGGAATTGATGGCATTAGTAGCAGCAGTGAAGAAGTGGTCTTCCTACCTAATGGACAAGCATTTTACTATTAAGACTGATCACTGGTCTCTAAAGTACTTGACTGATCAAAAGATCAGTATTCTGTTGCAACAGAAATGGATCAGCAAGTTATTAGGCTATGACTACACTATTGTGTACAGGAAGGGAAATGAGAACACTGTAGCTGATGCATTGTCCAGAAGATTTGAGGATGAGTCAAGTGGAGGTGCTGATAACCATGAGGACATGGCTGCTGTTAAGGGGGAAGGATTGTCAGGCAAAGCCTATAGGAAGTATTAG